In Candidatus Effluviviaceae Genus I sp., a single genomic region encodes these proteins:
- a CDS encoding L-lysine 6-transaminase, with protein MTKQPARNPGITPDKVHDTIAAHMLADGFDIVFDLEKSRGSYLHDARSGRSYLDFFTCFASSPIGYNHPGLLHPGFLKKLARVSVNKPANSDLYTVEMAEFVDTFGRLAAPQELPHLFFIEGGALAIENALKTAFDWKIRKNIAAGVNPPDAPEKRLKGTKVIHFQQCFHGRSGYTLSLTNTADPNKTKYFPKFDWPRVLNPKAVFPLEGKNLEDVKAREAEALAQIRSAIEEDPADVAAIIIEPIQGEGGDNHFRSEFLRELRRIADEKGVMLIFDEIQTGMGLTGTMWCFQQHGITPDIVAFGKKTQVCGIMVSDRVMEAPDNVFVVASRINSTWGGNLVDMVRCQRYLEIIHEERLVENAAAVGKRLLAGLQTAVKASGEKATNVRGLGLMCAFDLPTTEMRNAVLAKLRENGTMAIPSGPIAVRCRPPITLSAEEADRGAESLEKTLKRI; from the coding sequence ATGACGAAGCAGCCTGCAAGGAACCCCGGCATCACGCCCGACAAGGTGCACGACACCATCGCGGCACACATGCTCGCCGACGGGTTCGACATCGTCTTCGACCTCGAGAAGAGCCGAGGGAGCTACCTCCACGACGCCCGCTCGGGCAGGAGCTACCTCGACTTCTTCACGTGCTTCGCCTCGTCGCCCATCGGCTACAACCACCCGGGCCTCTTGCACCCCGGCTTCCTGAAGAAGCTCGCCCGGGTCTCGGTCAACAAGCCCGCCAACTCGGACCTCTACACGGTCGAGATGGCCGAGTTCGTGGACACGTTCGGGCGCCTCGCGGCGCCTCAGGAGCTCCCCCACCTCTTCTTCATCGAGGGCGGCGCGCTCGCCATCGAGAACGCGCTCAAGACGGCGTTCGACTGGAAGATCCGGAAGAACATCGCCGCGGGCGTGAACCCGCCCGACGCGCCGGAGAAGCGTCTCAAGGGCACGAAGGTCATCCACTTCCAGCAGTGCTTCCACGGGCGGTCCGGGTACACGCTGTCGCTCACGAACACGGCGGACCCGAACAAGACCAAGTACTTCCCGAAGTTCGACTGGCCGCGCGTGCTCAACCCGAAGGCGGTCTTCCCGCTCGAGGGGAAGAACCTCGAGGACGTCAAGGCTCGCGAGGCCGAGGCGCTCGCCCAGATCCGGAGCGCGATCGAGGAGGACCCGGCCGACGTCGCGGCCATCATCATCGAGCCCATCCAGGGCGAGGGCGGCGACAACCACTTCCGCAGCGAGTTCCTCCGCGAGCTCAGGAGGATCGCCGACGAGAAGGGCGTCATGCTCATCTTCGACGAAATCCAGACCGGCATGGGCCTGACGGGCACCATGTGGTGCTTCCAGCAGCACGGCATCACGCCGGACATCGTGGCGTTCGGGAAGAAGACGCAGGTCTGCGGCATCATGGTCTCCGACCGGGTGATGGAGGCGCCGGACAACGTGTTCGTCGTCGCCTCGAGGATCAACTCCACGTGGGGCGGGAACCTCGTCGACATGGTCCGATGCCAGCGGTACCTGGAGATCATCCACGAGGAGCGGCTCGTCGAGAACGCCGCCGCCGTCGGGAAGCGCCTGCTCGCCGGCCTTCAGACCGCGGTGAAGGCGTCCGGGGAGAAGGCGACGAACGTGCGCGGGCTGGGGCTCATGTGCGCGTTCGACCTCCCGACGACCGAGATGCGGAACGCGGTCCTCGCGAAGCTCCGGGAGAACGGCACGATGGCCATCCCGTCCGGACCCATCGCCGTCCGGTGCAGGCCGCCGATCACGCTCTCCGCCGAGGAGGCGGACCGGGGCGCCGAGAGCCTGGAAAAGACCTTGAAGCGAATCTGA
- a CDS encoding GNAT family N-acetyltransferase, with protein MSSLELSVRTMVESDLAAVAEIEAGVFTDWYRTHRRETEALAERTPQELRYATSFEPDGNFVAVAREGSIAGFIFTRTWGSVGWFGTFGVPTQLQGLGVGRRLVERAVAHLRDRSATVGLETMPESGANLGLYTRVGFLPCAPTLVLELSLIREADRFSGPLPDGCRVWDDEDAWSRRRLLGGVREVGDAVWPGLDHTREVAAYREHGVGETLLSLGRGGRVDGFALLRTAPFREHDTSGRAYLHALAVRPGADEEAAVDALLRHVWRRATRVGFSSLYLGVSGQHHAAVALLLSRGFLARRAAVRMVERSAPDVAFLPQSAILCSRWAG; from the coding sequence GTGTCGTCGCTTGAGCTGAGCGTCCGGACGATGGTCGAGAGCGACCTGGCCGCGGTCGCGGAGATCGAGGCCGGCGTCTTCACGGACTGGTACCGGACGCACCGCCGCGAGACGGAAGCGCTCGCCGAGCGGACGCCGCAGGAGCTCCGGTACGCGACGTCGTTCGAGCCCGACGGGAACTTCGTCGCCGTCGCGCGCGAGGGCTCCATCGCCGGGTTCATCTTCACGAGGACGTGGGGGAGCGTCGGCTGGTTCGGCACCTTCGGCGTGCCGACGCAGCTTCAGGGCCTGGGCGTCGGGCGCCGGCTCGTCGAGCGGGCGGTGGCGCATCTGCGCGACCGCTCCGCCACCGTCGGCCTCGAGACGATGCCGGAGAGCGGCGCCAACCTCGGCCTGTACACCCGCGTGGGGTTCCTGCCGTGCGCGCCCACGCTCGTCCTCGAGCTCTCCCTCATCCGCGAGGCCGACCGGTTCAGCGGCCCGCTCCCGGACGGCTGCCGCGTGTGGGACGACGAGGACGCCTGGTCGCGGAGGCGGCTGCTCGGCGGCGTGCGCGAGGTGGGCGACGCCGTCTGGCCGGGGCTCGACCACACCCGCGAGGTCGCGGCGTACCGCGAGCACGGCGTGGGGGAGACGCTTCTGTCGCTCGGGCGCGGCGGCCGCGTGGACGGGTTCGCGCTGCTCAGGACCGCGCCCTTCCGCGAGCACGACACGTCGGGGCGGGCGTACCTCCACGCGCTGGCCGTGCGGCCGGGCGCGGACGAGGAGGCCGCAGTGGACGCGCTGCTCAGGCACGTCTGGCGCCGCGCGACCCGCGTCGGCTTCTCGAGCCTGTACCTGGGCGTGAGCGGGCAGCACCACGCCGCGGTCGCCCTGCTTCTGTCGAGGGGCTTCCTCGCGCGGAGAGCGGCCGTGAGAATGGTCGAGCGCTCCGCGCCCGATGTCGCCTTCCTTCCACAGAGCGCCATCCTCTGCTCGCGCTGGGCGGGCTGA
- a CDS encoding chromophore lyase CpcT/CpeT — MRARVVACALALAALHAAAAGAGRDDGTPADTGVGVGGGPPLADRVAGLLAGSFSSRAQAEADSSYYDIRLEMAPIWAGRDDGRWLYVEQAVAGAEERPYRQRVYRVTDDGAQVRSDVYVLPRPERFVGAWGRPDAFDALNPDSLSLREGCEVLLRPRADGSFEGGTEGRGCASDLRGAAYATSTVLLSPDGLVTWDRGFDESGEQVWGAVTGGYVFDRVERDHEAR; from the coding sequence ATGCGCGCTCGCGTCGTCGCGTGCGCCCTCGCTCTCGCGGCGTTGCATGCGGCAGCAGCGGGGGCCGGGCGGGACGACGGAACCCCCGCGGACACGGGCGTTGGCGTGGGCGGGGGCCCCCCGCTCGCCGATCGGGTCGCGGGGCTCCTCGCAGGCTCGTTCAGCAGCCGCGCCCAGGCGGAGGCCGACTCCTCGTACTACGACATCAGGCTCGAGATGGCGCCCATCTGGGCCGGGCGGGACGACGGCAGGTGGCTCTACGTCGAGCAGGCGGTCGCAGGCGCCGAGGAGCGGCCATATCGCCAGCGCGTGTACCGCGTGACGGACGACGGGGCGCAGGTCAGAAGCGACGTCTACGTGCTCCCGCGGCCCGAGCGGTTCGTCGGGGCGTGGGGCCGACCGGACGCGTTCGACGCTCTCAACCCGGACTCGCTGTCGCTCCGCGAGGGGTGCGAGGTGCTCCTTCGGCCGCGCGCCGACGGTTCCTTCGAGGGCGGGACGGAGGGACGTGGCTGCGCGAGCGACCTGCGCGGCGCCGCGTACGCGACGTCCACCGTGCTGCTGTCGCCCGACGGGCTCGTCACGTGGGACCGCGGCTTCGACGAGTCGGGCGAGCAGGTCTGGGGCGCCGTGACGGGCGGGTACGTCTTCGACCGCGTGGAGAGAGACCACGAGGCGCGTTGA
- a CDS encoding DUF2807 domain-containing protein, with translation MARWTLLMLPLLMLALPACRVVGGGLPGSGTIVSEKRDATGFRRVAAAGIGTVVLVRSAEEGVVVETDDNLMACVRTEVRDGTLYLDTAGKGKLSNPRPTQGVTFTVSFTSLEEIAVSGAADVTADSVEAAAFSIAVSGAGDVSVGNLKAESLSVAVSGAGDIAISGAVGAQEIAISGAGSYKAADLASRTAVVGISGTGGAVIWATETLEARVSGVGSVSYYGEPVVTKSVSGMGDVKSLGSRGTEI, from the coding sequence ATGGCACGCTGGACGCTTCTCATGCTGCCGCTTCTCATGCTGGCGCTCCCGGCCTGTCGGGTCGTGGGCGGCGGCCTGCCGGGCTCCGGGACCATCGTGAGCGAGAAGCGCGACGCCACGGGGTTTCGACGCGTGGCGGCGGCCGGCATCGGTACCGTGGTTCTCGTCCGCAGCGCCGAAGAGGGCGTGGTCGTCGAGACGGACGACAACCTGATGGCGTGCGTGCGCACCGAGGTGCGCGACGGCACGCTCTATCTCGACACGGCGGGGAAGGGGAAGCTCTCGAACCCGAGGCCGACACAGGGGGTCACCTTCACGGTCTCGTTCACGAGCCTTGAGGAGATCGCGGTCTCGGGGGCCGCCGACGTCACGGCGGACTCCGTCGAGGCCGCGGCGTTCAGCATCGCCGTGTCCGGCGCGGGCGACGTGAGCGTCGGCAACCTCAAGGCGGAGTCGCTGTCCGTCGCCGTGAGCGGCGCGGGCGACATCGCGATCTCCGGCGCCGTGGGCGCGCAGGAGATCGCCATCAGCGGCGCGGGCTCGTACAAGGCGGCGGACCTCGCGAGCCGCACCGCGGTCGTGGGGATCAGCGGGACCGGCGGCGCCGTCATCTGGGCCACCGAGACGCTCGAGGCGCGCGTGAGCGGCGTCGGCTCCGTCTCCTACTACGGCGAGCCGGTGGTGACGAAGTCCGTGTCGGGCATGGGCGACGTGAAGTCGCTCGGGTCGCGCGGGACGGAGATCTAG